One genomic window of Cercospora beticola chromosome 5, complete sequence includes the following:
- a CDS encoding uncharacterized protein (antiSMASH:Cluster_18) → MTGNDAKVAPAASSATRSLTANSSAAKSNHFKASSSSSRNSNMSMNLPEEPHPALPSDSWKKRSMKRSSYDLGHITARLSHAETSHLQQDARRHSRGMSAPHNRSLTTPTSPIQREFLEPGAPPPPPIGRSYESLKAEQSMSEHASKQHDIHAELHWEIFGGNPRNWTRKTRWMHTAVACFIAFVCTLASTILTPSQDPTIHTDSASAKAALPTSLYLFGLVFGPILSNLGSEALGRKLVYLVTLPLFAIFVTATAIVSGVAGFLACRFFSGLFCAPLLHLGFGTIFDIWNGSERSSALTLYLFSTLFGITLGPVIGGYTAEERGVEWTQYVIVILIVVCMIPMALMKETAKEAINRRKKDSAKLFALSKEDCDAICLAPLRMLILEPVLIAGVAYGAYHLGVMYNICIAFPTLLGKTHQFKPGVQGLSFVSMSIGVALALSLLLAYQHWYYEPWVVRFKEEAASEDEKSLYSAHEPWRLQSTLSKLAPRSTASVSTWGSVFDTMPKSPGHSSHPPPSPGRRASIFDLLPRSAEQHHRPPSALGRSNSVLNSLKRMSSLRTKVEEQPQDDRHRNVTMAKAAATYLNGIDCNADKQISVERLLFVLEQNLEFQHFCTILDAWKINFDRFELARVLAEALAFHASPSTNLSMSTWTNQNNFRDIQHHRSATIKSLESASTLAAPAPARAPSVAARRKTALPKTSPPPPEWRLRPSIPALVLIGVSLFMLGWTTSSKIHWFVPLLAMAVFAASLLVVLVSIVQYLLESFEDERSVLAASNMLIWLLAFFFSLSAKDVLNLGPGPGMSVYGGISILLGAIPILLCFHGSRLRRGGGDRRPSTAR, encoded by the exons ATGACAGGAAACGACGCGAAGGTCGCGCCAGCAGCTTCATCAGCCACGCGCAGCTTGACCGCGAACTCAAGCGCCGCCAAAAGCAATCACTTCAAggcatcttcctcatcttcgcgcaACTCGAACATGAGCATGAACCTACCAGAAGAACCACATCCGGCGCTCCCCAGCGACTCATGGAAGAAAAGGTCCATGAAGCGATCATCTTACGACCTTGGGCACATAACGGCAAGACTATCACACGCGGAGACATCTCACCTACAACAAGATGCGAGGAGACATTCCAGAGGCATGAGTGCGCCTCATAACAGGTCATTGACGACTCCTACAAGTCCGATACAGAGAGAGTTTCTGGAACCAGGCGCACCACCTCCGCCCCCCATTGGAAGGTCATATGAAAGCTTGAAAGCTGAGCAGTCGATGAGCGAGCATGCTTCAAAACAACATGATATCCACGCGGAGCTGCATTGGGAGATATTTGGCGGCAACCCTAGGAACTGGACGAGAAAAACGCGTTGGATGCATACTGCCGTGGCTT GCTTCATTGCGTTTGTATGCACATTGGCATCGACGATATTGACCCCGTCTCAAGACCCAACCATACACACCGACTCTGCAAGCGCGAAAGCTGCTCTACCAACATCTCTCTACCTTTTCGGACTCGTCTTTGGTCCCATACTTAGCAATCTAGGCAGCGAAGCTCTTGGTCGCAAACTGGTATACCTGGTGACTCTCCCACTTTTCGCCATTTTCGTTACTGCCACGGCTATCGTCAGCGGCGTCGCGGGCTTTTTGGCATGCAGATTCTTCTCTGGGCTATTCTGCGCTCCGCTACTGCACCTTGGGTTCGGGaccatcttcgacatctGGAACGGAAGTGAGCGATCATCGGCTCTGACCCTTTACCTATTTTCAACACTGTTCGGCATTACTCTCGGACCAGTCATCGGCGGCTATACTGCTGAGGAGCGCGGAGTCGAGTGGACACAATatgtcatcgtcatcttgaTCGTTGTGTGCATGATCCCCATGGCCCTCATGAAGGAGACCGCAAAGGAAGCCATCAATCGCCGGAAAAAAGACTCGGCGAAACTGTTCGCGCTGTCCAAGGAAGACTGCGATGCCATTTGCTTGGCTCCACTGCGAATGCTTATTCTGGAGCCAGTTCTTATAGCTGGAGTCGCATATGGAGCGTACCATCTCGGCGTAATGTACAACATCTGTATTGCATTCCCAACGTTGTTGGGCAAGACGCACCAATTCAAGCCGGGCGTTCAAGGGCTCTCGTTCGTGAGTATGTCGATCGGAGTGGCGCTGGCCTTGTCTCTCCTGCTTGCGTATCAGCACTGGTACTACGAGCCATGGGTCGTCCGTTTCAAAGAAGAGGCAGCCAGTGAAGACGAGAAATCGCTCTATTCAGCGCACGAGCCTTGGCGATTACAATCTACACTATCGAAGCTTGCGCCTCGTTCCACGGCCTCAGTCAGCACATGGGGCTCTGTTTTCGATACCATGCCAAAGTCGCCAGGCCATTCCagtcatcctcctccatcgccagGCAGGCGAGCCTCTATATTCGATCTCTTGCCCCGATCTGCAGAGCAACATCACCGCCCCCCTTCCGCGCTAGGCAGATCCAATTCTGTATTGAACTCACTGAAGAGGATGTCGAGCCTGAGGACTAAAGTCGAAGAACAGCCTCAAGACGATCGACACCGAAACGTCACCATGGCTAAAGCTGCAGCGACCTACCTCAACGGCATTGATTGCAACGCCGACAAGCAAATTTCAGTCGAGCGCCTGCTCTTCGTTCTCGAGCAGAATCTCGAGTTTCAGCATTTTTGCACCATTCTAGATGCATGGAAGATCAACTTTGATCGATTCGAATTGGCCAGAGTGCTCGCAGAAGCGCTTGCATTCCACGCCTCGCCGTCGACAAACCTGAGCATGTCAACATGGACCAACCAGAACAACTTTAGGGACATCCAGCATCATCGCAGCGCTACCATCAAGTCCCTAGAGTCTGCATCTACTCTGGCTGCTCCCGCTCCAGCACGTGCACCTTCAGTTGCAGCTCGCCGCAAGACAGCTTTACCCAAAACctcgccaccaccgccggaaTGGCGCCTGAGACCTTCAATACCAGCTTTAGTCCTGATTGGCGTATCACTTTTTATGCTGGGCTGGACGACAAGCAGCAAGATTCACTGGTTCGTGCCGCTACTGGCAATGGCAGTTTTCGCTGCGAGTCTGCTGGTCGTTCTCGTCAGTATCGTGCAATATCTGCTGGAAAGCTTTGAAGACGAGCGGTCAGTGCTTGCTGCAAGCAACATGCTCATTTGGCTTCTTGCATTCTTTTTCTCGCTATCTGCAAAGGATGTTTTGAACCTTGGACCTGGACCAGGCATGAGTGTCTACGGCGGTATCAGTATACTTCTGGGCGCTATACCAATTCTGCTCTGCTTTCATGGTTCGCGGCTTAGACGAGGAGGTGGCGATCGGAGACCTAGCACTGCAAGATGA
- a CDS encoding uncharacterized protein (antiSMASH:Cluster_18) produces MGSQYPAENDVFWVDPVERLPDPDGKLRNYNQERAKVFDTADKNRDTQTDKKDNVGQKSSHRLALEASWSKLKDALKKG; encoded by the coding sequence ATGGGCAGTCAATACCCTGCAGAAAACGATGTCTTCTGGGTGGACCCTGTCGAACGACTTCCGGATCCCGATGGCAAATTGCGCAACTACAACCAAGAGCGTGCCAAAGTGTTCGACACCGCTGACAAGAATAGAGATACGCAGACTGACAAGAAGGATAATGTTGGCCAGAAGTCGTCGCATCGCCTGGCTTTGGAGGCTTCGTGGTCAAAGTTGAAAGATGCGCTGAAGAAAGGTTAG